A DNA window from Augochlora pura isolate Apur16 chromosome 9, APUR_v2.2.1, whole genome shotgun sequence contains the following coding sequences:
- the LOC144474922 gene encoding uridine phosphorylase 1 isoform X2 — MSLLLEEQEIDDYTDGSVRLRNPNIELMDQDILYHLALGSGSHDLVEMFGDVKFICMGGTPKRMEDFAHFIMKEIGHKLPSGTTLLDISQYSYRYCMYKVGPVLSISHGMGIPSVGILLHEVIKLMYHAKVKDPIFFRIGTCGGIGLEGGTVVISEEAVDGMQKPYLELPVLGKMVRRPAKLDRHLARELKALAHREDPYETVVGKTMCTYDFYEGQGRLDGAFCEFTENDKMDYLSKLHKAGIVNIEMESLSFAALTHHAGIKSAVVCVTLLDRLKGDQVMAPKEVLDEWQIRPQQLVARYITRYLQRKGRLSLEGHGSMCVKSPRRFKLVQQESENYD, encoded by the exons TTACACAGATGGATCTGTGCGACTTCGAAATCCAAACATCGAGCTCATGGATCAAGATATATTGTACCATCTTGCTCTGGGAAGCGGTTCCCATGATCTCGTCGAAATGTTCGGCGACGTGAAG TTCATCTGTATGGGCGGGACACCGAAACGAATGGAAGATTTTGCTCACTTcataatgaaagaaataggTCACAAGCTTCCTTCCGGAACAACGCTTCTTGACATTAGCCAATATTCGTACAGATACTGTATGTACAAGGTTGGACCGGTGCTTTCTATTAGC CACGGAATGGGTATCCCGTCGGTCGGAATTCTCCTCCACGAAGTGATCAAGTTAATGTACCACGCAAAAGTGAAGGACCCTATATTCTTTAGAATCGGTACCTGTGGTGGAATCGGCCTTGAGGGTGGTACCGTTGTAATTTCCGAAGAAGCGGTCGACGGAATGCAGAAGCCTTACTTAGAACTG cCGGTATTAGGGAAGATGGTACGAAGACCAGCAAAGCTGGACCGACATTTGGCTCGTGAATTGAAGGCACTTGCGCATCGTGAGGATCCCTACGAGACCGTTGTCGGTAAAACCATGTGCACTTACGACTTTTACGAGGGACAAGGTCGGCTGGACGGCGCATTTTGCGAGTTCacagaaaatgataaaatggaTTATTTAAGCAAACTGCACAAAGCCGGTATAGTAAATATAGAGATGGAGAGTCTTTCCTTCGCGGCCCTAACGCATCACGCTGGTATCAAGTCTGCTGTGGTTTGCGTGACGTTACTCGACCGTCTAAAAGGCGACCAG GTGATGGCACCGAAAGAAGTTCTAGATGAGTGGCAAATACGACCGCAACAGTTGGTCGCGCGTTACATAACTAGATACCTCCAACGAAAGGGTCGCCTTTCACTTGAAGGCCACGGATCGATGTGTGTCAAGAGTCCGCGTCGGTTCAAGTTGGTGCAACAGGAATCGGAAAACTACGATTAA